One Azoarcus sp. DN11 DNA segment encodes these proteins:
- the ubiD gene encoding 4-hydroxy-3-polyprenylbenzoate decarboxylase gives MRYHDLRDFIAQLEQRGELKRISIPVDTHLEMTEIADRVLRAGGPALLFEKPVTRGAPQSMPVLANLFGTPERVALGMGEELTDGDWRTPLREVGKLLAFLKEPEPPRGLKDAWEKFPAFRQVLNMSPKEVRSAPCQEVIWEGADVDLAKLPIQHCWPGDVAPLITWGLVVTRGPGKKRQNLGIYRQQVLGPNRVIMRWLAHRGGALDFREHQLAHPGEPFKVAVVLGCDPATILGAVTPVPDTLSEYQFAGLLRGAKTELVQCLGSDLQVPASAEIVLEGVIHPNDMAPEGPYGDHTGYYNEVSDFPVFTIERITMRRDPIYHSTYTGKPPDEPAMLGVALNEVFVPLLQKQFPEIIDFYLPPEGCSYRLAVVSIRKQYPGHAKRVMFGIWSFLRQFMYTKFIIVVDDDVNIRDWKEVIWAMTTRVDATRDTVMVDNTPIDYLDFASPVASLGSKMGLDATNKWPGETNREWGRPIVMDAAVRQRVDAMWADLGL, from the coding sequence ATGCGTTACCACGACCTCCGCGACTTCATCGCCCAGCTCGAACAGCGCGGCGAGCTCAAGCGCATCAGCATTCCTGTCGATACCCACCTCGAGATGACCGAGATCGCCGACCGCGTGCTGCGCGCCGGCGGCCCCGCGCTGCTGTTCGAAAAGCCCGTCACGCGCGGCGCGCCGCAATCGATGCCGGTGCTCGCGAACCTCTTCGGCACGCCCGAGCGGGTTGCGCTGGGCATGGGCGAGGAACTCACCGACGGCGACTGGCGGACGCCGCTGCGCGAAGTCGGCAAGCTCCTCGCGTTCCTCAAGGAGCCCGAGCCGCCCAGGGGGCTCAAGGATGCGTGGGAGAAGTTCCCGGCCTTCCGCCAGGTGCTCAACATGTCGCCGAAGGAAGTGCGCTCCGCCCCCTGCCAGGAAGTCATCTGGGAAGGCGCCGACGTCGACCTCGCGAAGCTCCCGATCCAGCACTGCTGGCCCGGCGACGTCGCGCCGCTGATCACCTGGGGCCTCGTCGTCACGCGGGGCCCCGGCAAGAAGCGCCAGAATCTCGGCATCTATCGTCAGCAGGTGCTCGGGCCCAACCGCGTCATCATGCGCTGGCTCGCGCACCGCGGTGGCGCGCTGGACTTCCGCGAACACCAGCTCGCGCATCCGGGCGAACCCTTCAAGGTCGCCGTCGTGCTCGGCTGCGATCCCGCGACCATCCTCGGTGCCGTCACGCCGGTGCCGGACACGCTGTCCGAATACCAGTTCGCGGGCCTGCTGCGTGGCGCGAAAACCGAGCTCGTGCAATGCCTCGGCTCCGACCTGCAGGTGCCGGCCTCGGCCGAGATCGTGCTCGAAGGCGTGATCCATCCGAACGATATGGCGCCCGAAGGTCCCTACGGCGACCACACCGGCTACTACAACGAAGTCTCCGACTTCCCGGTGTTCACGATCGAGCGCATCACGATGCGTCGTGACCCGATCTACCACTCGACCTACACCGGCAAGCCGCCCGACGAACCGGCGATGCTCGGCGTCGCGCTCAACGAAGTCTTTGTGCCGCTGCTGCAGAAGCAGTTCCCCGAGATCATCGACTTCTACCTGCCGCCCGAAGGCTGCTCCTACCGGCTCGCGGTCGTCAGCATCCGCAAGCAGTACCCCGGTCACGCCAAGCGCGTGATGTTCGGTATCTGGAGCTTCCTGCGCCAGTTCATGTACACGAAGTTCATCATCGTCGTGGATGATGACGTGAACATCCGCGACTGGAAGGAAGTGATCTGGGCGATGACCACCCGCGTCGACGCCACGCGCGACACCGTGATGGTCGACAACACGCCGATCGACTACCTCGATTTCGCCAGCCCGGTCGCGAGCCTCGGCAGCAAGATGGGGCTGGATGCAACCAACAAGTGGCCGGGCGAAACGAACCGCGAATGGGGTCGCCCGATCGTGATGGATGCCGCCGTCAGGCAGCGCGTCGACGCGATGTGGGCCGATCTCGGCCTGTAA
- the pyrF gene encoding orotidine-5'-phosphate decarboxylase has product MHFMTALRAAWQSRDSLLCVGLDPDPGRFPAHLQGRPDTILEFCKGIVDATADLVCSFKPQIAYFAAQRAEDQLEALIDHIHARHPDIPVILDAKRGDIGSTASQYAVEAFERFRADAITVNPYMGRDSVEPYLEYADKGVILLCRTSNPGGSDLQFLDVGGGERLFERVARLVATEWNASGNLGLVVGATFPNEIARVRELTGDMPLLVPGIGAQGGDIGATMHAGRTANGTGLMINSSRAILYAGNGEDYADAARRAALETRDAINAHR; this is encoded by the coding sequence ATGCATTTCATGACCGCCCTCCGGGCCGCCTGGCAGAGCCGCGACAGCCTGCTGTGCGTCGGCCTCGACCCCGATCCCGGGCGCTTCCCCGCTCACCTGCAGGGCCGCCCCGATACGATCCTCGAATTCTGCAAGGGCATCGTCGACGCCACCGCCGACCTCGTGTGCAGCTTCAAGCCGCAGATCGCCTACTTCGCCGCGCAGCGCGCCGAAGACCAGCTCGAAGCGCTGATCGACCACATCCACGCGCGCCACCCGGACATCCCGGTGATTCTCGACGCCAAGCGCGGCGACATCGGCAGCACCGCGAGCCAGTACGCCGTCGAAGCCTTCGAGCGCTTCCGTGCCGACGCGATCACCGTCAATCCCTACATGGGCCGCGACTCCGTCGAGCCTTACCTGGAATACGCCGACAAGGGCGTGATCCTGCTGTGCCGCACCTCGAATCCCGGCGGCAGCGACCTGCAGTTCCTCGACGTCGGCGGCGGCGAGCGCCTCTTCGAGCGCGTCGCGCGCCTCGTCGCGACCGAATGGAACGCGAGCGGCAACCTCGGCCTCGTCGTCGGCGCGACCTTCCCGAACGAGATCGCCCGCGTGCGCGAACTCACCGGCGACATGCCGCTGCTGGTGCCCGGCATCGGCGCCCAGGGCGGCGACATCGGCGCGACGATGCACGCGGGGCGCACCGCGAACGGCACCGGCCTGATGATCAACTCCTCGCGCGCGATCCTCTATGCCGGCAACGGCGAGGACTACGCCGACGCCGCACGCCGCGCCGCCCTCGAGACGCGCGACGCGATCAACGCCCACCGCTGA
- the dacB gene encoding D-alanyl-D-alanine carboxypeptidase/D-alanyl-D-alanine-endopeptidase, giving the protein MTARRLVRACAGLLLAVLLGSASAAGLPAPVQQALDAAHVPADSVAVWVQAVDAPKPQLQRNGERPMNPASVMKIVTAFAALDRLGPAFTWTTRVASDGPVAAGVLDGNLYLTGGADPMLSHERLERLLRQVRALGITTVRGDIVLDGSALALPPHDPAAFDGRALRPYNSGAYGLLMHFNTLQLRLVPATEGQLVGLAPYPSLTGVDIDNRIRTAPGPCGVWYGNLEAALEAGPTGSRLVLSGSLPASCGQRDWATAPLSPEAFGRALITALWAELGGKVEGAVRSGVTPGSAATLVTETSPPLAEVVHEMNKWSSNVIARQLLATLGRESGASLDMVAGGAEALRARLDADGVATAGLVIENGSGLSRIERVSARTLAEILLAAWRRPFMPEFMAALPIAGEDGTARGRLNDSPARGYAHIKTGSINGVKSFAGYVLDRNGRRHAVVMLVNHAEAGATQAAQDALLEWVWATGGTPEK; this is encoded by the coding sequence ATGACGGCGCGCCGCCTGGTGCGCGCCTGCGCGGGCCTGTTGCTCGCCGTGCTGCTCGGTTCGGCGAGTGCCGCCGGGCTCCCGGCGCCGGTGCAGCAGGCGCTCGACGCCGCGCACGTGCCCGCCGACAGCGTCGCCGTGTGGGTGCAGGCGGTCGATGCCCCGAAGCCGCAGTTGCAGCGCAATGGCGAGCGGCCGATGAACCCCGCGTCGGTGATGAAGATCGTCACCGCCTTCGCCGCGCTGGACCGGCTCGGGCCGGCCTTCACCTGGACGACGCGGGTGGCGAGCGACGGACCGGTCGCGGCCGGCGTGCTGGACGGCAACCTGTACCTGACGGGCGGTGCCGACCCGATGCTGAGCCACGAGCGGCTGGAGCGGCTGCTGCGCCAGGTCCGCGCGCTGGGCATCACGACGGTGCGCGGCGACATCGTGCTCGACGGTTCGGCGCTCGCGCTGCCGCCACACGATCCGGCGGCCTTCGACGGGCGGGCGCTGCGGCCGTACAACAGCGGCGCCTACGGCCTGCTGATGCACTTCAATACTTTGCAGCTGCGCCTCGTGCCAGCCACGGAAGGCCAACTGGTGGGGCTCGCGCCTTATCCGAGCCTGACGGGGGTCGACATCGACAACCGCATCCGGACCGCGCCGGGCCCCTGCGGCGTGTGGTACGGGAATTTGGAGGCGGCGCTGGAAGCGGGCCCGACAGGATCGCGCCTGGTGCTGTCGGGCAGCCTGCCGGCGAGCTGCGGGCAGCGCGACTGGGCGACGGCGCCGCTGTCGCCGGAAGCCTTCGGGCGGGCGCTGATCACGGCGCTGTGGGCGGAACTGGGCGGCAAGGTCGAAGGCGCGGTGCGCAGCGGCGTGACGCCGGGCAGCGCGGCGACGCTCGTCACCGAGACTTCGCCACCGCTCGCCGAGGTGGTGCATGAGATGAACAAGTGGTCGAGCAACGTGATCGCGCGCCAGTTGCTCGCAACGCTGGGCCGGGAAAGCGGTGCAAGCCTGGACATGGTCGCGGGCGGTGCGGAGGCCCTGCGTGCCCGGCTCGACGCGGACGGGGTCGCGACGGCGGGACTCGTGATCGAGAACGGCTCGGGCCTGTCGCGCATCGAGCGGGTGAGCGCACGTACGCTCGCGGAGATCCTGCTCGCGGCGTGGCGGCGCCCCTTCATGCCGGAGTTCATGGCGGCGCTGCCGATCGCCGGCGAGGACGGCACGGCACGCGGGCGCCTGAACGACAGTCCGGCGCGCGGCTACGCCCACATCAAGACGGGCTCGATCAACGGCGTGAAGTCCTTCGCCGGCTACGTGCTGGACCGGAACGGCCGGCGCCATGCGGTCGTTATGCTCGTGAACCACGCCGAGGCTGGTGCGACCCAGGCCGCGCAGGACGCGCTGCTGGAATGGGTCTGGGCAACCGGCGGCACGCCGGAGAAGTGA
- the rfbB gene encoding dTDP-glucose 4,6-dehydratase: MILVTGGAGFIGANFVLDWLRASDEPVLNLDALTYAGNLENLAALQDDSRHVFVQGDICDRALIDRLLAEQRPRAIVHFAAESHVDRSIHGPAAFVRTNVEGTFTLLEAARAYWSALDGAEKADFRFLHVSTDEVYGSLAPNDPPFAETKAYEPNSPYSASKAASDHLVRAWHHTYGLPVLTTNCSNNYGPYQFPEKLIPLMIANALTGKPLPVYGDGRNVRDWLYVGDHCAAIREVLARGRLGETYNVGGWNEKPNLEIVHTVCALLDEVRPDPAGPHARLITYVTDRPGHDRRYAIDARKIERELGWRPAETFDTGIRKTVEWYLANQDWVAHVQSGAYREWVARNYGER, from the coding sequence ATGATTCTGGTGACGGGCGGTGCAGGCTTCATCGGCGCCAATTTCGTGCTCGACTGGCTGCGCGCCAGTGACGAGCCGGTGCTCAACCTCGACGCGCTGACTTACGCGGGCAACCTCGAAAACCTCGCAGCGCTGCAGGATGACTCCCGCCACGTCTTCGTGCAGGGCGACATCTGCGACCGCGCGCTCATCGACCGCCTGCTCGCCGAACAGCGGCCGCGCGCCATCGTCCATTTCGCCGCCGAAAGCCACGTCGACCGCTCGATCCACGGCCCCGCGGCCTTCGTCCGCACCAACGTCGAAGGCACGTTCACGCTGCTCGAAGCCGCCCGCGCGTACTGGTCGGCGCTCGACGGTGCCGAGAAGGCCGATTTCCGCTTCCTGCACGTCTCCACCGACGAGGTTTACGGCTCGCTCGCCCCGAACGACCCGCCCTTCGCCGAGACCAAAGCCTACGAGCCCAACAGCCCGTACTCCGCGAGCAAGGCCGCCTCCGACCACCTCGTGCGCGCCTGGCACCACACCTACGGCCTGCCGGTGCTCACGACCAACTGCTCGAACAACTACGGCCCCTACCAGTTCCCCGAAAAGCTCATCCCGCTGATGATCGCCAACGCGCTCACGGGCAAGCCGCTGCCCGTCTATGGCGACGGCCGCAACGTGCGTGACTGGCTGTACGTCGGCGACCACTGCGCCGCGATCCGCGAAGTCCTCGCACGCGGCCGGCTTGGCGAGACCTACAACGTCGGCGGCTGGAACGAGAAACCCAACCTCGAGATCGTGCACACCGTCTGCGCGCTCCTCGACGAGGTGCGCCCCGACCCCGCCGGCCCGCACGCGCGCCTCATCACCTACGTCACCGACCGCCCCGGCCACGACCGCCGCTACGCGATCGACGCGCGCAAGATCGAGCGCGAACTGGGCTGGCGCCCGGCCGAAACCTTCGACACGGGCATCCGCAAGACCGTCGAGTGGTACCTCGCGAACCAGGACTGGGTCGCGCACGTGCAAAGCGGCGCCTACCGCGAATGGGTCGCGCGCAACTACGGAGAACGCTGA